ACGAGCAACGGCTCACCGGTCGGCCCTGGGGTTGGCTCCGGAGCCGGCTCCGTCACCGTCGATGTGGCACGCAACGGCGAGTCGCAGACCGAGGCCACCTTGGCGCGCATCTGGGCGCAATGCCTGGGTGTGAACTCAGTGGATCGGGACGCCAACTTCTTCGACATGGGCGGCGATTCCCTGATGGCCATCAGCATCGCGATGAGCGCCGCCAACGAAGGTCTGACCATCACGCCGCAAGACCTGTACGAATACCCGACGCTGGCCGCGTTGACGGCCGCCGTCGATGCCTCGTTCGCGGCGAGCGGATTGGCGAAACCCCCTGAGGCTGATGCGCATCCGGCGGTGACGCCGAACATCGCGTACTTCCTGGACCGGGGGTTGCGCGACACCGGCCGCTGGCGCGTCCCGCTGATCCTGCGGCTCGACCCCAAGATAGGTCCGGAGGACATTCGAGCGGTGCTGACCGCGGTGGCCAACCACCACGATGCGCTGCGCCTGCACCTTGTGGACAACGCGGGAATGTGGGAGCAGCGCATCGCACCCGCTGAAGAATTCACCCGGCTTTCGACCCGGGCGCTTCCCGAGGATGTCGCCGCCAGCAGCACGGAGGAGCGGGCCGCGGTGTCGAACATCCTGGCCGAATTCCTTAAGGACCAACGCGATTCGACTGCGCCTCTGGTGGCCGTGCACATCACTGCCGCCCACGGCGGTCCGCACTACCTGGGCCTCGGCATGCACGAGACGGTCATCGACGACGCGTCGCGACAGATCCTGGGAACCGACATCATCACCGCGTTCGGGCAACGGCTGGCAGACCAGGAGATCACGCTGGAACCGGTCGCCACCGGGTGGCGCGAGTGGTCACTGCGCTGCGGGGCCCTCGCAACGCATCCGGCGGCCCTGGACACTCGCTCCTTCTGGATCGAGAATTCAGACAAGGTGACGTTGTGGCTCGCCGACCCCGGTGTGACGCAACCGCCCGGCGCCGACGATCTGACCAAGTTGTCGTGCACACTAAACGTCGAGCAGACATCTGAGCTGGACGACGCCCGGCGCAGGTTCCGACGCTCGATTCAGGAGATCGTGCTGGCCGCACTGGGCCGGACAATCGCCCAGACGGTCGGTGACGGTGTGGTCGCCGTTGAACTCGAGGGCGAGGGCCGCTCGGTGCTGCGCCCGGACGTCGACGTCCGCAGAACCGTCGGCTGGTTTACGTCCTACTACCCGGTTCCGCTGGCATGCGCCAACGGGCAAGGCGCGGCGGCGATCGCGCAGCTGGACGCCGTGCACAACACCCTTAAGTCCGTTCCGCACTACGGAATTGGATACGGGCTGCTGCGGTATCTCTACGCACCCACCGGCCGCGTCCTGGGCGCGCAGCGCACACCCGACATCCACTTCCGTTACGCCGGCGTGATCCCCGAGCTGTCGCCCGTCGACGCGCCGGTACAATTCGACTCCGACATGACGGTGCCCGTGCGAGAACCGATCCCGGGGCTCGGCCACGCCATCGAACTCCGCGCGTATCGGTCCGGCGGCGAACTGCATCTCGATTGGTGGTACGACACCCGCCGGATCACGGCGGCAACGGCGGAAGCACTGGCGCGGACCTTCCCGAACGCCCTCAGCGAGCTGATCCAGGAGGCCATCTCGGCCGAGCACGACGACAGCGAAATGGTCGGGGAACCCGAAGCGGGCGCGCTGGTGGACCTGTCGGGCCTGGACGCCGGCTGAGGAGGATCTGATGCGCAACGACGACATGGCTGTGGTGGTTCGGGGGATTCGCAAGGCATTCGGCAAGGTTGTGGCCCTGGATGACGTCAGTTTCGAGGTGGGCCACGGTGAAGTGATTGGTCTGCTCGGCCCAAATGGCGCGGGCAAGACGACCATGGTGGACATCTTGTCGACGCTGACCCGGCCGGATCGGGGCTCGGCCAGCGTCTCCGGGTACGACGTCGTTTCCGAGCCGGCCGGTGTGCGCCGCTCGATCATGGTCACCGGACAGCAGGTCGCCGTCGACTACGTGCTTTCCGGCGAGCAGAACCTGGTGTTGTTCGGTCGTCTGTACGGGCTGAGCAAGTCGGCGGCACGCACGCGGGCGCACGAGCTGCTCGAGCAGTTCGGCCTCATGCATGCCGCGAAACGGCCCGTCAACACGTATTCCGGCGGGATGCGCCGACGGATAGACATCGCGTGCGGATTGGTGGTCCAACCCCGGGTTGCGTTCCTGGACGAGCCCACCACCGGGCTGGATCCGAGGAGCCGGCAAGCCATTTGGGACCTGGTGGCCAGCTTCAAGAAGCTCGGCATCGCCACGCTGCTGACCACACAGTATCTCGAAGAGGCCGACGCGCTCAGTGACCGGATCATCCTGATCGATCACGGCAAGATCATCGCCGAGGGCACCGCGAACGAGCTCAAGCACCGTGCCGGCGACACGTTCTGCGAAATAGTGCCGCGGGATCTGAAGGATCTGGACGCTGTTGTCGCAGCGCTCGGTTCGCTGCTGCCCGAGCACAGCCGGGCCATCGTGACACCCGAATCAGACCGGATCACGATGCCGGCACCGGACGGCACCAGAACGCTCATCGAGGCCGCCCGCCGGCTCGATGAGGCGAATATCGAGCTGGCCGACATCGCGCTACGCCGGCCGTCGCTCGATGACGTATTCCTGTCCATGACGGCGGATCCCAGCGAGACCCACGCCCTAACGCACCTGGCGTCGGGGGCCATGCGATGAGCGCCCCGGCCCTCGATCCGACTCCGATCCCGATCAAGCCACGCCCGTCGATGCTGCAGCAGTGGTGGGTGCTCTTTGTGCGGTTCATCATGCCGGGCCTGCGCAACGGTGAGAAAATCACCACGATCGGCGCGCCCGTGGCTTTCATGGTGGGCTTCTACATACCGTTCTCCATTCCGTGGAACCATTTTGTGGGCGGTGGCAGCTCGGGCGTCGCCAGCAACTTGGCGCAGTACATCACGCCCTTGGTCACCCTGCAGGCGGTCGCATTCGCCGCTATCGGGTCGGCGTTTCGGGCGGCCACCGATTCTCTGCTGGGCGTCAATCGACGATTCGCCACCATGCCGATCGCCCCGTTGACGCCGGTGCTCGCCCGCGTGACGGTGGCCGTGTACCGATGCTCGTGGGGTTTGGGGGTATCCCTGATCTGCGGCTATGCGTTCGGATTCCGGTTCCATCGCAGCCTGCTATGCATCGTGGGGTTTTGCGTCTTGGTGATCGCGATTGGGGCCTTGCTATCCTTCGGCGCCGACCTGCTGGGCACCGCTGTCAAAAACCCCGACGCGATGCTGCCGCTGCTGACGCTGCCCATTTTGATCTTCGGGCTGCTGTCCGTTGGTCTCATGCCGCTCAAGTTGTTTCCTCGTTGGGTCCACGGGTTCGTGCGCGACCAGCCGATCTCCCAGTTCGTGGTGGCGCTGCGCGCACTGGCCGGGGATACCACCAAAACGGTCGTCCCGGTGACATGGCCCGTCATGGCGCCGACGTTGGCGTGGCTGTGCGGTTTCCTGGCGGTCGGGGTGATCTCATCCTTCCTCGTTTTGTCGAGACCGCGATGACCGCCGTGACAACTCGGGAAATCGGGTTTGCGCCCGCGCGGGCGCAGGACCCGGAAAACTCTGTCCGGCTGCTCCTTTCGCATACCCTGTTGCAGACCCAGCGATTGCTCACTCGGTGGGCGCACGACTTTGTCACCATCATCGGCGCGATCGTGTTCCCGATTCTGTTCATGCTGGTGCTGAATATCGTGCTCGGTAACCTGATTTACGCCGTCACCCACAACGGCGCGCTGTACAGCATCGTTCCGCTGATCGCGCTCGGCGCCACGATCACCGGGTCGGCGTTCGTGGCGATCGACCTGATACGCGAGCGCTCCTGCGGCCTGCTTTCCCGATTGTGGGTGCTGCCGGTGCACCGGGCATCGGGCCTGCTCTCTCGAATCCTCGCGAACGCGATCCGGATTCTGTTCACCACCCTCGTCATGCTGGGAACCGGGATGCTGTTGGGCTTCCGGTTCCGTGAGGGCATGATCGCGAGCCTGATGTGGCTCGGTGTCCCGATGATCCTTGGCATCGCATTCGCCGTCATCGTCACCACCGTGGCGCTCCACACAGCGCAAACAGTCGTGGTTGAGGGGGTCGAGTTGGTGCAAGCGATCGCGATCTTCTTCTCCACGGGCCTGGTACCGCTCGACCAGTACCCACACTGGATTCAGCCGGTCGTGGCACATCAGCCCGTGAGCTACGCCGTCGCGGCGATGCGCGGACTATCGATGGGCGGTCCGGTCCTGGCTCCGATGACCGGAGTGCTGCTGTGGACCGCGGGTATCTGCGCCGCATGCGCCGTACCCTTGGCGATCGGCTATCGACGGGCCAGCACGCGCTGAGTCAGCATGCAGTGAAAAGACGGGAGTTTCGAGGTGTTTCCCGGATCCGTGATCCGAAAGCTGTCGCACAGCGAGGAAGTCTTCGCGCAGTACGAGGTCTTCACGAGCATGACAATCCGGCTGCGCGGTGTCGTCGACGTCGACGCGTTGTCGGAGGCTTTCGATGCCCTCGTGGCGGCCCACCCGGTCTTGGCCAGTCACCTTGAGCCAAGCCCCGACGGCGGTTGGAACCTCGTCGCCGACGACCTGCTCCACTCTGGGATCTGCGTCGTCGACGGCACCAACGGGGCGGCGCCGCGCAACGCCCAAATGCGGCTCGACCAGAGCGTGTCGCTATTGAACTTGCGGCTGACGCTCCACGACGGAGGAGCCGAGCTGACGCTTTTTCTCCATCACAGCATGGCCGACGGCCACCATGGGGCCGCTCTTGTCGATGAGCTGTTCTCCCGATACACCGACACGGTGTCCACCGGTGACCCCGGTCCAATAAACCCGGAGCCCGCCCCGCTGCCGATGGAGGTCCTGCTGGAACAGCGGGGCATCAAGAAGCAAGGGCTGTCGGGAGCTGAGCGGTTCATGCCGGCGATGTTCGCCTATGAGCTCCCTGCCACGGCGACGCCGACGGTCCTGGCGAATCCCGGATCGCCCCAAGCCGTTCCGGTCGTCAGCCTGCGGCTCACCAAACAGGAGACGGCGGACCTGGTGGCGTTCGGCCGTGAGCATCGGCTAAGCCTCAACACCGTGGTCGCGGCGGCCATCCTGCTCACCGAGTGGCGACTGCGCGAGACCCCGCACGTCCCGATTCCCTACGTTTACCCCGTCGACTTGCGATTTCTTCTCGTGCCCCCGGTGGCCCCGACCGAATGTACCAACCTGCTCGGGGCGGCTTCTTACCTCGCTGAAATCGGTCCGGACACCGACATCGTCGATCTGGCACGCGATATCGTTGCCACACTTCGGGGTGACTTGGCCGACGGTGTGATTCAGCAGTCGGGGCTGCACTTCGGTACGGCGTTCGAAGGCACTCCTCCCGGGCTGCCACCACTTGTCTTCTGCACTGACGCCACTGCGTTTCCAACGATGCGCACACCGCCGGGCATCATACTGGAAGACATTCGGGGCCAGTTCTACTGCGCCATCACCGTCCCACTCGATCTCTACTCCTGCGGCCTCTACGACGGGCAACTGATCCTCGAGCGTCACGGCCACATGTCGGAACCGGAAAAGACCCTCGAGGCGATACGCTCCCTGCTCTGCACCGTTCCCTCGGAATATGGCTGGATCATGGAGTGACATCGCGGTCAACCGCGATCGGCGCCATCGCACACTCCACCACCGTCAACTGTTCGGAAAGCCCTGCGCTCCGGCGGATTTCGACGAACTCTGCCCGCATAGCCTCGGTAACCTCGTGCGGGTCCTCGACAGTCGCGTCATCGGTCAGCACCGAGACATTGAGCTGATCGACATAGCTCCAGGCGGTGATGTTGAGCCCGCTCCACGGGGCCAAATGCCCGACCGAATAGATCTCGGTGACCAGAGCGCCGCCCACCCGGCCACGTCGTTCGAACGGACCGCGAACGTTCGAGATTATCAGGTTGGGCATTGTGCTCACCGCTTTGCGGCTGGACGCCAGCCGAATGACGGGTTCGGCAATCACGGGTGGGGCGCAGTCCAACCAGCGGCTTGCCAGCTCTGGTCCCCTGAGCCGCTGACGTTCCTTGCTCGACATGGCACTCCGCCGGCAGCCACGGACCCGCTCCAGCGCGTGTTCGAGGTCAACGGGAAGCGCGACCGACAACGCGTCGGCGCAATTGCCGGAAAACCGGTCCGCTGACCCATCGAGGCTCACCGGGATGACGGCCGACAGCGGTTCGGCCCTGCCGTCATAACGCAAGAGCAATGTGCGCAGCGCGCCGGTCGACATGGCCAGCACCAAATCGTTGACGGTGACCCCGAGGCGCTGACCGGTCTGTTTGACATCGGCCAACGCCAAGGAGATGCTCGCGAATCTGCGCTTCGGGCTGCGCAAGTGGTGATTCATGAAGGTCGGTGGTGGAGTAAACGGCCGGCGCAACACCTCTGAAAGCGTGCGCGAGCTGCGCCGCACCCGCGACAGACCCCGCGCGGTGTAGCCGATGGCCCGCGGGATCCGCCCGCCGTGACGGACGTGGTCCGCCAACGCCCAACCGATCAGCCGCCGCGTGCTCGGAACGGGGTCGGGTGGCTGCGGGCCGCGTTGCGGCCCGGGCCGCAGGTCCATGCCGAGGGCCATCAGATTGGCGGCGCCCACCCCGTCGACGAGTGCGTGGTGGATCTTGCCCACCACTGCAATTCGGCCGCCGGACAAGCCTTCGACGAAGTACAGCTCCCACAGCGGGCGGCTGCGGTCAAGCGGGGCGCTGCCGATCTGTCCGATCGCCTCGTCCAGCTCGCGACGACCGCCCGGGGCGGGCAGCCGCCAAGGCCGGATGTGGTAGGTGAGCTCCACGTCGCAGTGCTCGCGCCACATCGGGTGGTGGAACTTGAACGGGACCTCGACGAGCTGATAGCAGAAGGGCTCGAGCTTGTGCAGCCGAGCGCCGATGGCCGCGCGGAACGCCTCGATGTCGAAGTTCCGGCAGTCCTGGTCTAGCTCGATGACCGCGACTTTGAGCGTGTGCAGGTGGACGTTCGGCGTCTCGCTGGAGAGCATGAGGGCATCCGTGCCGTTAAGCCATTTCATCGTCGCACCGCGCTCACACGAGCCATTATTTGCGGATCAGGAACCCGTTGGTGGCGAATGTCCAGCCGAATTTTTTCTCTCGCGCCACGTCATGCTTGTAATCGTTGGGGAATTCATGCTCGTATGCCTCGATGGCTTCATACGGGCCGGCCCCGACTCCAGGAAGGACGGGGTGGCCGTTGATGTTGGAATCTTCCACCACCAGGTAGTCGCCGGCGGCGAGTAACGGCCGCAGTAGCGTCATCTCGGCCAGTACATGATTCATCGAGTGGTCGCTGTCCAGAATGGCGAAAATCCTGCCGGGATATTCGCCTTTGAGGCGCTGAATGTGCTCGGCGACGGCCGGCGCGGTGGATGACGATTCAACGAACAAGATATCGCGGTCGCGCCGGGCCGCCGGATCGAGAGCCTTGTGGGAGATGTCCACCGAAAGCACCTTGAATGGTTGGCCGCCGTGCCTCATGACATCGGCGAAAAACAGCGCCGAGCCACCGTAGCGAGTGCCGAACTCTATGACCAGGGATGGTTTCAACTCGGTCAGGATCTCCTGGTAATTCCACATATCGCTGACAGACTTCCAGCATTTGATCCCAATCCAGGTGGTCGTATTCCAGGCTAAGCTGCCGTAATACCACTTGTGGTATTCTTCCGCGACCGAGCCGGTCGGTCGGTAAACCAATCCGGCCACCACGCTCACCAATATTCGCGCTAGCGCGGTCAGTCGCCTTGTCACTCCCACCCCGTTCATCTTCTCACCGCCATCCATGGGTGCAGCGCGTCGACGAGTAGCCGTTGTCCTCTGGCGCCGGCTCTCATGACGCCGCGGGTTGGGCCTCCTCCTCGGCCAACGTGTCCGCCAGGTGTTGGGCCAAGGCGCGCGCGGTGTTGTGGGTGGCAATGACCTTGGGCGACAGCCGGATCCCGGTCTCGGTTTCAACGTGGGTGCGCATTTCGAGCATGCCCAGCGAGTCCAAGCCGTACTCGATGAACGGGCGGTCCGCGTCGACGGTGCGGCGCAGGATCACGCTGGCCTGCTCGACGATCAGACGCCGAAGCCGGCCGGGCCATTCGTCTTGCGGCAGCGCGTTCAGCTCGGTGCGGAACTTGCTTGGGCCCCTTGTGCTTTGCCCGGTCGATGCGAACATCTCGCCCCACGGGCTACGCCGGACAAGGTCGGGCAGCCACGGCGCCCCGATGATCGGAATGTAGCCCGTGTAGGTGCGGTCATAACGCAGCAGCGTCTCGAAGGCGAACGCTCCTTCGTCGGGGGCGATCATGATTTCGCCGCCCTCGGCCAGGAACGTGGCGCGGCCGACCTCTCCCCACGCACCCCAGGCGA
This is a stretch of genomic DNA from Mycobacterium lacus. It encodes these proteins:
- a CDS encoding ATP-binding cassette domain-containing protein: MRNDDMAVVVRGIRKAFGKVVALDDVSFEVGHGEVIGLLGPNGAGKTTMVDILSTLTRPDRGSASVSGYDVVSEPAGVRRSIMVTGQQVAVDYVLSGEQNLVLFGRLYGLSKSAARTRAHELLEQFGLMHAAKRPVNTYSGGMRRRIDIACGLVVQPRVAFLDEPTTGLDPRSRQAIWDLVASFKKLGIATLLTTQYLEEADALSDRIILIDHGKIIAEGTANELKHRAGDTFCEIVPRDLKDLDAVVAALGSLLPEHSRAIVTPESDRITMPAPDGTRTLIEAARRLDEANIELADIALRRPSLDDVFLSMTADPSETHALTHLASGAMR
- a CDS encoding ABC transporter permease, which codes for MSAPALDPTPIPIKPRPSMLQQWWVLFVRFIMPGLRNGEKITTIGAPVAFMVGFYIPFSIPWNHFVGGGSSGVASNLAQYITPLVTLQAVAFAAIGSAFRAATDSLLGVNRRFATMPIAPLTPVLARVTVAVYRCSWGLGVSLICGYAFGFRFHRSLLCIVGFCVLVIAIGALLSFGADLLGTAVKNPDAMLPLLTLPILIFGLLSVGLMPLKLFPRWVHGFVRDQPISQFVVALRALAGDTTKTVVPVTWPVMAPTLAWLCGFLAVGVISSFLVLSRPR
- a CDS encoding ABC transporter permease yields the protein MTAVTTREIGFAPARAQDPENSVRLLLSHTLLQTQRLLTRWAHDFVTIIGAIVFPILFMLVLNIVLGNLIYAVTHNGALYSIVPLIALGATITGSAFVAIDLIRERSCGLLSRLWVLPVHRASGLLSRILANAIRILFTTLVMLGTGMLLGFRFREGMIASLMWLGVPMILGIAFAVIVTTVALHTAQTVVVEGVELVQAIAIFFSTGLVPLDQYPHWIQPVVAHQPVSYAVAAMRGLSMGGPVLAPMTGVLLWTAGICAACAVPLAIGYRRASTR
- a CDS encoding phthiocerol/phthiodiolone dimycocerosyl transferase, whose translation is MFPGSVIRKLSHSEEVFAQYEVFTSMTIRLRGVVDVDALSEAFDALVAAHPVLASHLEPSPDGGWNLVADDLLHSGICVVDGTNGAAPRNAQMRLDQSVSLLNLRLTLHDGGAELTLFLHHSMADGHHGAALVDELFSRYTDTVSTGDPGPINPEPAPLPMEVLLEQRGIKKQGLSGAERFMPAMFAYELPATATPTVLANPGSPQAVPVVSLRLTKQETADLVAFGREHRLSLNTVVAAAILLTEWRLRETPHVPIPYVYPVDLRFLLVPPVAPTECTNLLGAASYLAEIGPDTDIVDLARDIVATLRGDLADGVIQQSGLHFGTAFEGTPPGLPPLVFCTDATAFPTMRTPPGIILEDIRGQFYCAITVPLDLYSCGLYDGQLILERHGHMSEPEKTLEAIRSLLCTVPSEYGWIME
- a CDS encoding WS/DGAT/MGAT family O-acyltransferase; this encodes MKWLNGTDALMLSSETPNVHLHTLKVAVIELDQDCRNFDIEAFRAAIGARLHKLEPFCYQLVEVPFKFHHPMWREHCDVELTYHIRPWRLPAPGGRRELDEAIGQIGSAPLDRSRPLWELYFVEGLSGGRIAVVGKIHHALVDGVGAANLMALGMDLRPGPQRGPQPPDPVPSTRRLIGWALADHVRHGGRIPRAIGYTARGLSRVRRSSRTLSEVLRRPFTPPPTFMNHHLRSPKRRFASISLALADVKQTGQRLGVTVNDLVLAMSTGALRTLLLRYDGRAEPLSAVIPVSLDGSADRFSGNCADALSVALPVDLEHALERVRGCRRSAMSSKERQRLRGPELASRWLDCAPPVIAEPVIRLASSRKAVSTMPNLIISNVRGPFERRGRVGGALVTEIYSVGHLAPWSGLNITAWSYVDQLNVSVLTDDATVEDPHEVTEAMRAEFVEIRRSAGLSEQLTVVECAMAPIAVDRDVTP
- a CDS encoding rhamnosyl O-methyltransferase, with the protein product MNGVGVTRRLTALARILVSVVAGLVYRPTGSVAEEYHKWYYGSLAWNTTTWIGIKCWKSVSDMWNYQEILTELKPSLVIEFGTRYGGSALFFADVMRHGGQPFKVLSVDISHKALDPAARRDRDILFVESSSTAPAVAEHIQRLKGEYPGRIFAILDSDHSMNHVLAEMTLLRPLLAAGDYLVVEDSNINGHPVLPGVGAGPYEAIEAYEHEFPNDYKHDVAREKKFGWTFATNGFLIRK